In the Rubripirellula tenax genome, one interval contains:
- a CDS encoding DUF1552 domain-containing protein, with protein sequence MPSFQMNRRRWLRGAGVTLALPLLARDADAQDKPAGESNPIRDVKRMVCVANPFGFVAETFFPEHPGKLSDLPPLLQPMDQHREQMTVLSNLDHGVSGGHQAVHSFLSGIRNSQSSSFANRNVTVDQVAADRCVGQVRIPSIVAGVGHTDSELECQTSWTRTGVNIPPISRANDLFELLFATETQQQRDERRRVLRENASVLDVIFRQADALKNDLGASDRRKLDEYLQSVRNIEKNIANLDQWIDRPKPTVEMTSPPAGGSFAQRLPTFYDIIALALQTDSTRVATLSIPGNLPVADLGLQGNYHAFSHHGKTDRMLKPLFKIEHYQIEQFARFIAKLKSIETPDGRPLLDSTMVLCGSGMGNASSHSNKNLPILLAGGGFKHGNHIVAPEASSKRIPLCNLYTTMLQEFGCEDVDAFNTASGTMSELQA encoded by the coding sequence ATGCCTTCATTCCAAATGAACCGCCGACGCTGGCTGCGCGGCGCAGGTGTAACGCTTGCACTGCCGCTCCTTGCACGCGACGCGGACGCACAGGACAAGCCTGCGGGCGAATCCAATCCCATCCGAGACGTGAAACGGATGGTCTGCGTCGCGAACCCGTTCGGATTTGTTGCCGAGACGTTCTTCCCCGAGCACCCGGGCAAACTGTCAGACCTGCCGCCACTCTTGCAACCGATGGATCAACATCGCGAGCAGATGACCGTGCTCAGCAATCTGGACCACGGCGTCTCCGGCGGTCACCAAGCCGTTCATTCATTCTTGAGTGGAATTCGCAACAGCCAGTCATCCAGTTTCGCGAATCGAAACGTCACGGTGGATCAAGTCGCCGCGGACCGCTGCGTCGGCCAAGTCCGTATCCCATCGATTGTCGCGGGCGTCGGGCACACCGATAGCGAATTGGAATGCCAAACGTCGTGGACCCGAACCGGCGTGAACATTCCACCGATCAGCCGCGCAAACGATTTGTTTGAACTGTTATTCGCCACCGAAACTCAACAGCAACGCGATGAACGCCGGCGCGTCCTACGAGAGAATGCGAGTGTCTTAGATGTGATCTTTCGCCAAGCCGACGCGCTGAAAAATGACTTGGGGGCGAGCGACCGTCGCAAGTTGGACGAATACTTGCAGAGTGTTCGCAACATCGAAAAGAACATTGCCAACTTGGATCAATGGATCGACCGGCCCAAGCCGACCGTTGAAATGACGTCGCCACCCGCGGGCGGTTCGTTTGCACAGCGGCTACCCACATTCTATGACATCATCGCGTTGGCATTACAAACCGATTCGACACGCGTTGCGACACTTAGCATTCCCGGAAACTTACCGGTCGCGGATCTTGGTTTGCAAGGCAACTACCACGCATTTTCGCATCACGGCAAAACGGATCGAATGTTGAAGCCCTTGTTCAAGATCGAACATTACCAGATCGAGCAATTCGCACGCTTCATCGCCAAGCTAAAGTCCATCGAGACTCCCGACGGACGACCGTTGCTCGACAGCACGATGGTGCTATGCGGCAGCGGCATGGGCAACGCCAGCTCGCACAGCAACAAGAACTTGCCGATCCTGTTGGCTGGTGGCGGTTTCAAACACGGAAACCACATCGTCGCGCCCGAGGCTTCGAGCAAACGGATTCCGTTGTGCAATTTGTACACGACCATGTTGCAAGAATTCGGATGCGAAGACGTCGATGCATTCAATACCGCCTCGGGGACAATGTCGGAGCTGCAAGCGTGA
- a CDS encoding nucleotidyltransferase family protein, producing the protein MSTPAHPLNTSRCFAVIPAAGVSARMGQHKLLMEWRGRTVIEAVLDTWCECPLAEVVVVVRQDDLALQKVLSRAGGRVHVVLAQSPPRDMKASLVLGFESIESRHAITDCDYCFVAPADLVEFKCDVIERMVRETEHVSGVPVMVPMFGSKAGHPILLSWPVVRQVATLDEDAGLDQLVKRLPPHAVHFSPADYRKDFDTPSEYAAMVVRFGAGSSEIDTSS; encoded by the coding sequence TTGAGTACGCCAGCCCATCCACTCAATACGTCGCGTTGCTTCGCCGTCATTCCGGCGGCGGGTGTAAGTGCGCGGATGGGGCAGCACAAGTTGCTGATGGAATGGCGAGGTCGCACGGTGATCGAAGCAGTGTTGGATACGTGGTGCGAATGCCCGTTAGCGGAAGTGGTCGTCGTCGTTCGTCAGGATGACCTGGCGCTGCAAAAGGTGCTTAGCCGCGCTGGGGGGCGAGTTCATGTTGTTTTGGCTCAGTCGCCACCACGCGACATGAAGGCTTCGCTGGTGCTTGGGTTCGAGTCCATTGAATCCAGGCATGCGATAACTGATTGCGACTATTGCTTCGTGGCACCGGCAGATCTTGTTGAGTTCAAGTGCGATGTGATCGAACGGATGGTGCGAGAGACAGAGCACGTGTCGGGTGTGCCGGTGATGGTGCCGATGTTCGGTAGCAAGGCGGGGCATCCAATTCTGCTGTCTTGGCCGGTTGTCAGGCAAGTGGCGACACTTGACGAAGACGCTGGCTTGGATCAATTGGTGAAGCGATTGCCGCCACACGCGGTGCACTTTTCGCCAGCAGATTACAGAAAAGATTTTGATACGCCGAGCGAGTATGCTGCGATGGTCGTTCGGTTCGGCGCTGGCAGTAGCGAGATCGATACAAGTAGCTAA
- a CDS encoding TolC family protein: MPRLLYALGVFGFAGCAGSAPFTAHLPTVATTHPAIQSVSESPQESVPVPAPMIGLANAEQSEIDQAEVSLSGIVPVTLLEDGTTVTPIKQSVSYGAVSIDDSIDMNLPSALAMIGGSHPAVGVAQWRVREAYATLARAEALWLPSIQGGLSFHRHDGNYQASDGSIIDVNRNSFQYGLGTGATGAGTTPRPGLVAQFHLADAIFQPEIAEKTAWAQSHAASAVVNRQLLTAANAYIDLLDAHQDNQIVEQSRQRMADLSSVTSDFAEAGEGLKADAKRMQTELSLIQNRVVASQERIALASARLAQAISLDSRASIRPMDVTVVPIDLAMDQNDKSQLISMGLATRPELKESQALVAAACEAYQREKFAPFVPSVLMGFSTGGFGGGIGNSIDNVDGRYDVDALMSWQIRNLGLGERAARQESSSRVQQARYEKLRVMDQVALEVSEAHAQIQFRRQQISITEQAIQTAQQSFDLNLSRIRDGQGLPLEVLQSLQTLETAQRAYLRAVVDHNQSQFQLQWALGWPVTTPSGM; encoded by the coding sequence ATGCCCCGTTTGCTTTATGCGCTTGGTGTTTTCGGATTTGCCGGTTGTGCGGGAAGTGCACCCTTCACAGCCCACCTGCCGACCGTTGCCACGACGCATCCCGCGATTCAGTCAGTCAGCGAATCACCGCAAGAATCGGTTCCCGTGCCTGCCCCGATGATCGGTTTGGCCAATGCCGAACAATCCGAAATCGACCAAGCCGAAGTATCGCTTTCCGGCATCGTCCCGGTGACCCTGCTCGAAGACGGGACAACGGTCACCCCGATCAAACAGAGTGTCAGCTACGGGGCCGTTTCGATCGACGATTCGATCGATATGAACCTGCCATCGGCGCTTGCGATGATCGGCGGTTCACACCCGGCCGTCGGCGTCGCCCAGTGGCGGGTTCGCGAAGCCTACGCAACGCTCGCACGGGCCGAGGCATTGTGGTTACCGTCGATCCAAGGTGGCTTGAGTTTCCATCGCCATGACGGAAATTACCAAGCGAGTGACGGAAGCATCATCGACGTCAACCGAAACTCGTTCCAGTACGGACTGGGCACTGGCGCGACGGGTGCGGGCACGACACCTCGTCCCGGTCTGGTTGCTCAGTTCCATTTGGCCGACGCGATCTTTCAGCCTGAAATTGCCGAAAAGACCGCTTGGGCTCAAAGTCACGCCGCCAGCGCAGTCGTCAACCGACAACTGCTGACCGCCGCCAATGCCTACATCGACCTGCTCGACGCTCACCAAGATAACCAGATCGTTGAACAGTCACGCCAGCGAATGGCAGATCTGTCCAGCGTGACATCCGATTTCGCCGAAGCCGGTGAAGGCTTGAAAGCGGATGCGAAACGGATGCAAACAGAACTAAGCCTGATTCAGAATCGCGTCGTTGCGTCGCAAGAGCGAATCGCTTTGGCTTCGGCTCGTCTGGCCCAAGCGATCAGCCTAGACAGCCGCGCATCGATTCGGCCGATGGATGTAACGGTTGTACCAATCGATTTGGCGATGGACCAAAACGACAAGTCGCAATTGATCAGCATGGGTTTGGCGACCCGTCCGGAATTGAAAGAATCGCAAGCCTTGGTAGCCGCGGCTTGCGAAGCCTACCAACGCGAAAAATTCGCTCCGTTCGTCCCCAGTGTCCTGATGGGATTTAGCACCGGCGGTTTCGGCGGTGGAATCGGCAATTCGATCGACAACGTTGACGGGCGATACGATGTCGACGCGCTGATGTCGTGGCAAATCCGAAACCTTGGCTTGGGTGAGCGAGCCGCTCGCCAGGAATCTTCATCGCGAGTCCAACAGGCCCGTTATGAAAAGCTAAGAGTCATGGACCAAGTGGCGTTGGAAGTCTCCGAAGCGCATGCTCAAATTCAGTTTCGCCGCCAACAAATCAGCATTACGGAACAAGCGATCCAAACTGCTCAACAATCCTTCGACCTGAATCTTTCGCGTATTCGCGATGGCCAAGGCCTACCGCTTGAAGTGCTGCAGTCGTTGCAGACTTTGGAAACGGCCCAGCGGGCGTACCTGCGGGCTGTTGTCGATCACAACCAGTCCCAGTTCCAGTTGCAATGGGCACTCGGTTGGCCCGTGACAACACCATCGGGTATGTAG
- a CDS encoding aldose epimerase family protein: MKNTLLGLCALFFCSNVSIAQVIVNDFDSIKLYTLTNDSGMTVKVTNYGAIITSIMVPDRNGKVGDVALGYNRVEDYINAVDKPYFGAIVGRYGNRIAKGAFSIGDKTYALATNNNANHLHGGVIGFDKVVWDAKPIEGDGFTGLELSYLAKDMEEGYPGNLQVTVTYQWNNKNELSVNYHASTDKSTPVNLTQHTYFNLKGEGEGTILDHELMLNAKTYTPVDSGLIPTGKMPNVEGTPFDFTVSKPIGRDVGASDEQLEFGLGYDHNFVLDKPYGEMGLAARVYEPTTGRVMEITTTEPGIQFYCGNFLDGRLKGKAGKTYLHRGGFCLETQHYPDSPNQPNFPSTIIKPGKDYQTKTTFKFSTQKK, encoded by the coding sequence ATGAAAAACACCTTGCTAGGCCTTTGCGCCCTCTTTTTTTGCTCCAACGTGTCGATCGCCCAGGTGATTGTCAACGACTTCGACAGCATCAAGCTGTACACATTGACGAATGATTCGGGGATGACTGTGAAGGTCACCAACTACGGTGCGATCATCACGTCCATCATGGTTCCCGATCGCAATGGGAAGGTCGGCGATGTAGCGTTGGGGTACAACCGCGTCGAAGACTATATCAATGCAGTCGACAAGCCCTACTTTGGTGCCATCGTCGGAAGATATGGAAATCGCATCGCCAAAGGTGCCTTCTCGATCGGTGACAAAACCTACGCGCTGGCGACGAACAATAACGCAAACCACCTTCACGGCGGGGTGATCGGGTTCGACAAAGTGGTTTGGGATGCAAAGCCGATCGAGGGCGACGGATTCACGGGGTTGGAACTTTCGTACCTTGCCAAGGATATGGAGGAAGGATACCCCGGCAATTTGCAAGTGACGGTGACCTACCAATGGAATAATAAGAATGAGTTGTCCGTGAACTATCACGCGTCGACCGACAAGTCGACACCGGTGAACTTGACACAGCACACGTACTTCAACCTGAAGGGCGAAGGCGAAGGAACGATCCTGGATCACGAGTTGATGCTCAATGCGAAGACCTACACTCCCGTCGATTCAGGTTTGATCCCGACGGGAAAAATGCCCAACGTCGAAGGCACGCCATTTGACTTTACCGTGTCAAAGCCGATCGGTCGTGACGTCGGGGCATCGGACGAGCAACTCGAGTTCGGACTCGGTTACGATCACAACTTCGTCCTTGACAAACCGTACGGCGAGATGGGGCTTGCCGCGCGGGTTTACGAGCCGACGACGGGCCGCGTGATGGAGATCACGACCACCGAGCCGGGTATTCAATTCTATTGCGGAAACTTTTTAGACGGTCGATTGAAGGGCAAGGCAGGGAAAACCTATCTGCACCGTGGTGGCTTTTGTCTGGAAACCCAACACTATCCCGACAGCCCCAATCAGCCGAATTTCCCGTCCACGATCATCAAGCCTGGTAAGGATTACCAGACCAAGACGACTTTCAAGTTCTCAACTCAAAAGAAGTAG
- a CDS encoding efflux RND transporter permease subunit, producing the protein MGLIRFSLNNRFAVLASAIALSVLGAAVIPGITIDILPDFKKPVVVSFFSYPGLPTLDMEKSVTARVERALTLAGKIEHQESRTVPGAAVIKVFFQPGADASSAMNDIVNLEASDMFHLPPGIEWPFTLRSEPANLPVVLAAISGEGLSESELYTIGYYAVRNKMGGLKGVQIPHPFGGKFRQMMVYVDPHKLRAYHVSTSEVVEAMQKSNLVLAAGTARMGGTDYQVHPRNTLPDTAEIEAIPIAVRDGRPIFIRDVARVVDDAALQYNIVRVNGKRSVYCPLLREPGENTIEVVDRIYDGIAAEIPKMKERGDIPEATEVTLVSDQSSYIRNAMRNLLNQVGLGALLVSVIVMIFLRRFMPTIIIVSTILLAILIGALGFAFTGQTINVMTLGGIALAIGTVVDAGIVVVENIIRHQRMGKSAVDAAFDGTSEVSGAILAGTLTTLAVFLPAVFLTGMIKYLFAPLSLAAVLTIGASYFLALTVVPAFCATLVREKLMMSDEKSSDDEAELSGFYAGVLSSAMKVPVLTSVMIVGCVGASFLLWPRIGTELFPEVDAGSFELRIKTLPGTALDQTEALVMRLEDTIQEMIPAEQIETIIANIGLPVGKGAGFSTVLSSNSGPDTAYLIVNLKQQGRSESTSHYIGLLREKLAQEYPLEQFLFVSGGIVNMALNEGVPTPISVQVSAGSLQQCRDAAERIVDAVRPIAGTEDVQIAQSLDYPQFDVQVDRTRAKYLGVDQEQVAKTVLTALGSSVGYSPTIWIDPKSGTDFFMGVQYESNDFESLEDVRNIPLSLETPDGPITIPLSNIATVSRVNIPGEIQHYNIARVNDVHVNVVNRDIGSVAADIETALADMEFENGVSVSLRGPVETMRSGMKLLGIGLAVAAFLVYLVLMAQFRSFTDPLIIMLAVPLGIGGVLVVLYLTNTNLNIQSLMGTLMMIGVVVNNSILLVDFANRRRQQGMSAHDAAMAAAQVRLRPILMTSLTLVASMLPLAFLWAPGNEAMIPLARALLGGMVVSTLLTLILVPCVYSLVHRNSVAPA; encoded by the coding sequence ATGGGTTTGATTCGATTTTCGCTCAACAATCGCTTCGCTGTGCTGGCGTCCGCGATCGCGCTCAGTGTCCTCGGTGCTGCGGTCATTCCGGGGATCACGATCGATATCCTGCCCGACTTCAAGAAGCCGGTCGTCGTCAGCTTTTTCTCGTATCCGGGTCTGCCGACGTTGGATATGGAAAAGTCGGTGACCGCTCGTGTCGAACGAGCGTTGACATTGGCGGGCAAGATCGAGCATCAAGAATCACGCACGGTCCCCGGCGCGGCCGTCATCAAAGTCTTTTTCCAGCCCGGCGCTGATGCGAGTTCGGCGATGAACGATATCGTCAATCTTGAAGCAAGCGACATGTTCCACTTGCCGCCGGGGATCGAGTGGCCGTTTACACTGCGCAGCGAACCGGCCAATTTGCCCGTTGTGCTGGCCGCCATCTCTGGCGAAGGTCTCAGCGAATCCGAGCTCTACACGATCGGATATTACGCCGTTCGAAACAAAATGGGCGGCCTGAAGGGCGTCCAAATTCCGCACCCGTTCGGCGGTAAGTTTCGACAGATGATGGTCTACGTGGACCCGCACAAGCTTCGCGCCTACCACGTCAGCACGTCCGAAGTCGTCGAGGCGATGCAGAAGTCCAACTTGGTGTTGGCTGCCGGGACAGCTCGCATGGGCGGAACCGACTATCAAGTCCATCCTCGCAACACGCTGCCGGATACCGCTGAAATCGAAGCGATCCCGATAGCCGTTCGCGACGGTCGCCCCATCTTCATTCGTGACGTCGCACGCGTCGTCGACGATGCCGCACTTCAATACAACATTGTCCGAGTCAACGGAAAACGCAGCGTCTATTGTCCGTTGTTGCGCGAGCCGGGTGAGAATACGATTGAAGTCGTGGACCGAATCTACGATGGGATCGCGGCCGAAATTCCCAAGATGAAAGAGCGGGGCGACATTCCCGAGGCAACGGAAGTCACGTTGGTCTCGGACCAATCCAGCTACATTCGCAACGCGATGCGGAACTTGTTGAATCAAGTCGGACTCGGTGCGCTGTTGGTCAGCGTCATTGTGATGATTTTCTTGCGCCGCTTCATGCCAACGATCATCATCGTTTCGACGATCTTGTTGGCGATCTTGATCGGAGCCCTCGGTTTCGCGTTCACGGGCCAGACAATCAACGTGATGACGCTGGGTGGGATCGCGTTGGCTATCGGAACGGTTGTGGACGCGGGGATCGTCGTCGTAGAAAACATCATCCGTCATCAACGGATGGGCAAGTCAGCCGTCGACGCTGCATTCGACGGTACCAGCGAAGTCTCGGGCGCGATTTTGGCGGGAACACTGACGACGCTCGCCGTATTCCTTCCGGCCGTATTTTTAACCGGCATGATCAAGTACCTGTTCGCGCCATTGTCGTTGGCTGCCGTGTTGACGATTGGTGCTTCGTATTTTCTGGCACTGACGGTTGTACCAGCTTTCTGCGCGACGCTCGTGCGTGAAAAACTGATGATGTCGGATGAAAAGTCATCGGACGACGAAGCTGAATTGAGCGGGTTCTATGCCGGCGTTCTGAGTTCGGCGATGAAAGTCCCCGTGCTGACCTCGGTGATGATCGTGGGTTGTGTGGGCGCATCGTTTTTGTTGTGGCCACGAATTGGTACCGAACTATTCCCCGAAGTCGATGCGGGCAGCTTTGAATTGCGAATCAAAACACTGCCCGGGACAGCGCTGGATCAAACGGAAGCCTTGGTGATGCGGCTCGAAGATACCATCCAAGAGATGATCCCCGCGGAACAAATCGAAACGATCATTGCCAACATCGGATTGCCGGTCGGCAAGGGCGCAGGGTTTTCGACTGTCTTGAGTTCGAACTCGGGACCCGACACGGCCTACTTGATTGTCAACTTAAAACAGCAAGGGCGATCCGAAAGTACCAGTCACTACATTGGGTTGCTCCGCGAAAAGCTTGCACAAGAGTATCCGCTTGAGCAGTTTCTGTTTGTGTCGGGCGGTATTGTCAACATGGCCTTGAACGAAGGTGTGCCGACTCCCATCAGCGTTCAGGTTTCGGCGGGTTCGCTGCAACAGTGTCGCGACGCAGCCGAGCGAATCGTGGATGCCGTTCGACCGATTGCCGGCACCGAGGATGTGCAGATTGCACAATCGTTGGACTATCCCCAGTTTGACGTTCAAGTCGACCGAACCCGTGCCAAGTACTTGGGCGTTGACCAAGAACAGGTAGCGAAGACGGTGCTTACAGCGCTGGGTTCCAGCGTCGGATACTCGCCAACGATTTGGATCGACCCCAAATCGGGCACGGACTTTTTCATGGGCGTACAGTACGAGTCGAACGATTTCGAGTCGTTGGAAGACGTACGAAACATCCCTTTGTCTTTGGAAACTCCCGACGGACCGATCACGATTCCGTTGTCGAACATCGCCACGGTCAGCCGAGTGAACATTCCCGGTGAGATTCAGCATTACAACATCGCTCGTGTGAACGACGTACACGTCAACGTCGTCAATCGTGATATCGGATCCGTCGCGGCCGATATTGAAACGGCGCTCGCAGACATGGAGTTCGAAAACGGTGTCTCGGTCAGCCTGCGTGGTCCGGTCGAGACCATGCGTTCGGGCATGAAGCTTTTGGGCATCGGTTTGGCCGTCGCTGCTTTCTTGGTCTATTTGGTCTTGATGGCCCAGTTCCGGTCGTTCACCGATCCACTGATCATCATGTTGGCTGTGCCGCTGGGGATCGGCGGCGTACTGGTCGTGCTGTACTTGACCAACACGAACTTGAATATCCAATCGTTGATGGGCACGCTGATGATGATCGGCGTCGTGGTCAATAACTCGATTCTATTGGTCGATTTTGCCAACCGACGACGTCAGCAAGGTATGTCGGCCCATGATGCTGCGATGGCGGCGGCCCAAGTACGACTGCGTCCAATTTTGATGACGTCGCTAACGTTGGTCGCTTCGATGTTGCCCTTGGCTTTCTTGTGGGCGCCCGGTAACGAGGCAATGATCCCGCTGGCGCGTGCGTTGCTGGGCGGCATGGTTGTATCGACTCTATTGACATTGATTCTGGTGCCGTGCGTCTACTCGCTCGTCCACCGCAACTCGGTGGCGCCCGCCTAA
- a CDS encoding efflux RND transporter periplasmic adaptor subunit, with the protein MNHSVFGCPRLCVGFVIALVGIVGCSQPRTVTTKDNATTTVRVKTVNVAAVAIRKTTLQPASVDAYYRAEVRAKAYGFVTEIKSDLGDFVQFGDVLAVIDVPELSKERAMIEARILRLMAEERRSQAGVQLAAARVRSSEAQLAETKSQMSGAEASLAASEAEFQRTDDLVRRGSLQQRMLDESRLGRDSEAARKQAMSASIDSAQAEVEVAQAQAISAQSDFEAAVAETQITRRELELLDVRLEYATVRSPISGVVTHRGVEMGDLVREQSEVGSGGPLFVISQVDKVRVRIPVPESDAPFVRQGDGVTLSFPSFAGEEPINSVVTRRAGSLDPSTRTMMVEVEMDNTEGRMLPGMFGQALIRIGEEQATNTLPAQAIRFREDGTAYVYVVSGDDAVTIAQVTVGTDDGNQIEILSGVKAGQRVIGPHLQRFVDGQIVKPL; encoded by the coding sequence ATGAATCATTCGGTTTTCGGCTGCCCGCGTCTGTGTGTTGGGTTTGTGATTGCTCTCGTTGGAATCGTTGGGTGTTCGCAGCCCCGAACGGTCACAACCAAAGACAATGCGACAACCACGGTGCGAGTCAAAACGGTCAACGTTGCTGCTGTAGCGATTCGGAAAACGACGCTACAACCGGCATCGGTCGACGCCTACTATCGGGCAGAGGTTCGTGCCAAGGCATACGGTTTTGTCACCGAAATCAAATCCGACCTGGGGGACTTCGTTCAGTTCGGCGATGTGTTGGCGGTGATCGATGTTCCTGAGCTATCGAAGGAACGGGCGATGATCGAGGCTCGGATTTTACGGTTGATGGCCGAAGAACGTCGATCCCAAGCGGGGGTCCAGCTTGCCGCCGCACGCGTTCGATCGTCGGAAGCCCAGCTAGCCGAAACGAAATCGCAAATGAGCGGGGCCGAGGCTTCGCTAGCAGCATCGGAAGCTGAGTTTCAACGCACCGATGACCTCGTTCGACGTGGTTCGTTACAACAACGCATGCTAGATGAATCACGTCTGGGCCGCGATTCGGAAGCTGCCCGCAAGCAAGCAATGAGTGCGTCGATCGATTCGGCACAAGCCGAAGTCGAGGTCGCTCAGGCGCAGGCGATTTCGGCACAATCGGATTTCGAAGCCGCTGTTGCAGAAACGCAGATCACTCGACGCGAGTTAGAACTGCTTGATGTTCGTTTGGAATACGCCACGGTGCGTTCCCCGATTTCTGGGGTCGTGACGCATCGCGGCGTGGAGATGGGCGATTTGGTCCGCGAACAAAGCGAAGTGGGTAGCGGCGGACCGTTGTTCGTCATCAGCCAAGTCGACAAGGTCCGTGTCCGCATTCCCGTTCCCGAATCCGATGCACCGTTCGTCAGACAAGGGGACGGCGTCACGCTGTCCTTTCCGTCGTTTGCCGGCGAAGAACCAATCAACTCAGTCGTAACCCGGCGGGCCGGAAGTCTTGACCCGAGCACCCGAACGATGATGGTCGAAGTCGAAATGGATAACACCGAAGGCCGAATGTTGCCTGGAATGTTCGGCCAAGCGTTGATCCGTATCGGTGAAGAACAAGCGACGAATACGCTACCCGCACAAGCGATTCGCTTTCGCGAAGACGGCACTGCGTATGTGTACGTGGTCAGCGGCGATGATGCGGTCACCATCGCGCAAGTTACGGTCGGAACCGACGACGGGAATCAGATCGAAATTCTTTCGGGCGTCAAAGCCGGACAACGTGTCATCGGCCCGCATTTGCAGCGATTCGTTGACGGTCAAATAGTCAAACCGCTTTAG
- a CDS encoding XdhC family protein: protein MYDYSQTLAKLVADGIPFVAITLVSIRGSAPQVVGAKAIVTKDGLRVGTVGGGKIEAAAIDHGMKLLGSLGQPCELVKWNLQTDVGMTCGGEVQLLFERHIANPWSIAVFGAGHIAQSFVPLLLTMQCRVTCIDPRQEWLDRLPQNHKLQIVCTDDMAGEVERLSDQTYFVLMTRGHASDLPILARILSTFQPPFVGVIGSEQKASILRRELAKQGFEPSVIDSYHCPLGLPIGDNTPAEISISISAQLLQVRDSIAGRK, encoded by the coding sequence GTGTACGACTACTCACAAACGCTTGCAAAGCTCGTCGCGGACGGCATTCCGTTCGTCGCCATCACCCTGGTGTCGATCCGTGGCAGTGCGCCTCAGGTCGTTGGTGCAAAAGCAATCGTGACAAAGGATGGATTGCGAGTAGGGACGGTTGGTGGTGGCAAAATCGAAGCTGCGGCGATCGACCATGGCATGAAATTGCTTGGCAGCTTGGGCCAGCCGTGCGAGCTGGTGAAATGGAATCTGCAGACCGATGTCGGAATGACCTGTGGTGGCGAGGTTCAGTTGTTGTTTGAACGGCACATCGCCAATCCTTGGTCAATCGCAGTATTTGGCGCAGGGCATATCGCGCAGAGCTTTGTGCCGTTGCTTCTGACGATGCAGTGCCGAGTGACCTGCATCGATCCGCGACAAGAATGGCTTGATCGTTTGCCACAGAATCATAAGTTGCAGATCGTTTGTACCGATGACATGGCGGGCGAGGTCGAGCGGCTATCGGATCAGACTTATTTCGTCCTGATGACGCGCGGTCATGCGAGCGACCTGCCGATTCTTGCCAGGATATTGTCGACGTTTCAGCCGCCCTTTGTGGGTGTGATCGGCAGCGAGCAGAAAGCGAGTATCTTGCGTAGAGAACTTGCAAAGCAGGGCTTCGAACCATCCGTGATCGATTCTTATCACTGCCCGCTTGGGCTGCCGATTGGCGACAATACGCCAGCTGAAATTTCAATCAGCATTTCTGCCCAACTGTTGCAGGTAAGAGACTCAATTGCCGGACGCAAGTAA